A genome region from Platichthys flesus chromosome 12, fPlaFle2.1, whole genome shotgun sequence includes the following:
- the epcam gene encoding epithelial cell adhesion molecule — MKMWIVLVLAAMAAGASAQSCTCETMKWATCDGTPCKCYVLVGAGEKQTLECTSLIPKCFLMKAESYRASKGLDTRTLGGKPVETAFVDNDGIYDPDCENDGKFKARQCNNTEECWCVNSAGVRRTDKGDKNLKCEKLVETYWVRLQLTHKDVPKPVDAVKLKAAIADAINMRYKNFDKTLVDEIQYDADARLIVVDVKKEKGVAQPDLAQMAYYMEKDVKVLPLFKSQEKFEPVVDGQKLEMENILVYYVDEEAPTFTMKHLSGGIIAVIVVVVLAVVAGLLILFFVRRRQSQQYNKTQQREMDPM; from the exons ATGAAGATGTGGATCGTGCTGGTGCTGGCGGCCATGGCGGCGGGCGCCTCTGCCCAGAGCT GTACATGTGAAACTATGAAGTGGGCCACCTGCGATGGAACTCCGTGTAAGTGTTACGTCTTGGTCGGCGCAGGCGAAAAGCAGACACTGGAATGCACTTCAT tgatCCCTAAGTGTTTCCTGATGAAGGCCGAGAGTTACCGTGCCAGTAAGGGCCTGGACACGCGTACGCTGGGAGGAAAGCCAGTCGAGACCGCCTTCGTGGACAACGACGGCATCTACGACCCGGATTGCGAGAACGACGGCAAATTCAAGGCCAGGCAGTGCAACAACACCGAGGAGTGCTGGTGCGTCAACAGCGCTGGCGTGCGGCGAACTGACAAGGGAGACAAGAACCTCAAGTGTGAAAAGCTGGTGGAGACCTA CTGGGTTCGTCTTCAGCTGACTCACAAGGATGTCCCAAAACCAGTTGATGCTGTCAAGTTGAAGGC TGCCATTGCGGACGCCATTAACATGCGTTACAAGAACTTCGACAAGACGCTGGTGGACGAAATCCAG TATGACGCTGACGCCCGCTTGATTGTGGTGGatgtgaagaaggagaagggggTTGCCCAGCCTGACCTGGCCCAGATGGCCTATTACATGGAGAAAGAC gtgaaaGTGCTGCCACTGTTCAAGAGCCAGGAGAAGTTTGAGCCCGTCGTGGATGGCCAGAAACTGGAGATGGAGAACATTCTGGTGTACTACGTGGACGAGGAGGCCCCGACCTTCACCATGAAGCACCTGTCGGGCGGGATCATTGCCGTcatcgtggtggtggtgctggctGTGGTTGCCGGCCTGCTGATCCTG tTCTTTGTCAGAAGGCGCCAGAGCCAGCAGTACAACAAGACTCAG CAAAGAGAGATGGACCCCATGTAA